In the genome of Segatella copri, one region contains:
- a CDS encoding DUF4186 domain-containing protein — MKKDSKGNQAKYVELNLFPEEIEVHQKDSISSDSKEDHTPSDKEYDLTDLFERLSQSAFRSRFHLSKKDKEYIAEKGLATIRKHAEDFVAKRLAPAVIPNDGKQTPMRGHPVFIAQHATGCCCRGCFFKWHHIPAGRQLTEEEQQYAVAVLMTWIEKQV; from the coding sequence ATGAAAAAAGATTCAAAAGGAAACCAAGCAAAATATGTAGAACTCAATTTGTTTCCTGAGGAGATAGAGGTTCATCAGAAAGACTCTATCTCCTCAGATAGTAAAGAAGACCATACTCCTTCAGACAAAGAGTATGATTTGACAGATTTGTTTGAAAGACTTTCCCAATCAGCTTTCCGCAGCCGTTTCCATCTCTCGAAGAAGGATAAGGAATATATTGCAGAAAAGGGGTTGGCTACCATCCGTAAGCATGCGGAGGATTTCGTTGCCAAACGCCTTGCTCCTGCAGTGATTCCCAATGACGGCAAGCAGACACCGATGAGAGGTCATCCCGTATTCATTGCCCAGCATGCTACTGGCTGCTGCTGCCGTGGTTGTTTCTTCAAATGGCATCATATACCTGCCGGAAGACAGTTGACAGAAGAAGAACAGCAATATGCAGTGGCGGTACTTATGACTTGGATAGAAAAACAAGTTTGA
- a CDS encoding Na+/H+ antiporter NhaC family protein has translation MEQKEKKQKSQAAENQVSCPPQQPASPHPFISVIPLAVLIALIVLVVKLFPDDALAGASQVALMIATAVCVALGMGIYMMKWNIFEEMIKKTVGDAGVSILILLLIGMMSATWMISGVVPTLIYYGVQIMSPTFFLPCACIISSIISVMTGTSWTTIATIGIALMGIGDALGIPAPYTAGAIISGAYFGDKLSPMSDTTVLASSIAGADLFSHIRYMLYTTIPSILLSLVLYLIIGLCYDSKPVDISQYLTGLSHGFNISLFTMLVPAFTGWLIYRKTPSLITLLLSALSACICALILQPEVLVGIAGEDCISAKSLFQGIMTTCYTHTQVDCGMADINDLVATRGMAGMLNTIWLILCAMCFGSCMVASGMLHAITHMLLKSIHSTISLVCSTVTSGVLLNLVMGDQFLSIIMNASIYKDEYAERGYRPELLSRSTEDSATVTSVLVPWTACGMTQSTVLGIPTLVYLPFCFFNIISPLMSCLVAILGFVPNPQPKENKASVAEESDIH, from the coding sequence ATGGAACAAAAAGAAAAGAAACAGAAATCTCAAGCTGCAGAGAATCAGGTATCCTGCCCACCGCAGCAGCCAGCTAGTCCACATCCTTTCATTTCTGTCATACCACTGGCAGTACTTATCGCCCTCATCGTCCTGGTTGTCAAACTCTTCCCAGACGATGCCCTGGCTGGTGCCTCCCAGGTGGCCCTTATGATAGCCACAGCCGTATGTGTGGCACTCGGCATGGGCATCTATATGATGAAATGGAATATCTTTGAAGAGATGATCAAAAAGACGGTGGGCGATGCCGGAGTATCTATCCTGATCCTGCTGCTCATCGGAATGATGTCAGCTACCTGGATGATCAGTGGCGTAGTACCTACATTAATATATTATGGCGTACAGATTATGTCACCAACCTTTTTCCTTCCCTGCGCATGCATCATCTCCAGTATCATTTCTGTGATGACGGGAACCTCATGGACCACCATTGCCACCATTGGCATTGCCCTGATGGGAATCGGAGATGCCCTGGGAATACCAGCCCCTTACACGGCTGGAGCTATTATCTCCGGTGCCTATTTTGGTGATAAACTCTCGCCAATGAGCGATACCACTGTCCTGGCTTCGAGTATAGCAGGAGCGGATCTCTTCTCACATATCCGCTATATGCTCTACACCACCATACCAAGCATCCTGCTCTCACTGGTACTCTATCTTATCATCGGTCTCTGCTATGATTCCAAGCCAGTGGATATCAGCCAGTATCTTACCGGTCTGAGCCATGGATTCAATATCTCTCTGTTTACCATGCTCGTTCCGGCTTTTACCGGATGGCTCATCTACCGAAAGACGCCATCCCTCATCACCCTTCTGCTTTCTGCCCTCTCTGCATGCATCTGTGCCCTCATTCTCCAGCCGGAAGTACTTGTGGGGATAGCAGGCGAAGACTGTATTTCTGCCAAAAGCCTCTTTCAAGGAATCATGACCACCTGCTATACCCATACCCAGGTAGATTGCGGTATGGCGGACATCAATGATCTTGTTGCCACCCGAGGCATGGCTGGCATGCTCAATACCATCTGGCTCATCCTCTGTGCCATGTGCTTCGGATCATGCATGGTAGCCAGCGGCATGCTCCACGCCATCACCCACATGCTCCTGAAAAGCATCCACAGTACCATCTCGCTTGTCTGCAGTACCGTGACATCAGGCGTCTTGCTCAATCTCGTAATGGGTGACCAGTTCCTGAGTATCATCATGAATGCATCTATCTACAAGGATGAATATGCCGAACGAGGTTACCGACCTGAACTCTTGAGCCGAAGTACAGAGGATAGTGCTACCGTGACGAGCGTGCTGGTTCCATGGACTGCCTGCGGTATGACGCAGAGTACAGTTCTTGGCATCCCGACTCTGGTCTATCTCCCCTTCTGCTTCTTCAACATCATCAGTCCTTTGATGAGTTGTCTGGTTGCCATTCTGGGCTTCGTACCCAACCCACAACCCAAGGAAAACAAAGCATCTGTAGCAGAAGAGTCTGATATCCATTAA
- a CDS encoding aspartate-semialdehyde dehydrogenase, translated as MKVAIVGASGAVGQEFLRILAERNFPMDDLVLFGSERSAGRKYNFKGKDYEVKLLQHNDDFKDVDIAFTSAGGGTSEEFAETITKYGAVMIDNSSAFRMCDDVPLVVPEVNAEDALNRPRNIIANPNCTTIMMVVVLKPIDDLSHIKKIHISSYQSASGAGAAAMAELEQQYKDIIETGKTEHINKFPHQLAYNVIPQIDKMTPNDYTKEEMKMFNETRKIMHSDVRTSATCVRVSSLRSHSESVWFETEKPLAVEDIRKALEAAPGVTVKDDAQNYVYPMPLESAGKDDVYVGRIRKDLADDNGNTLWLTGDQIRKGAALNAVQIAEYLIKVGNVK; from the coding sequence ATGAAAGTAGCAATTGTTGGTGCAAGTGGCGCAGTAGGACAGGAATTTTTGCGTATCCTTGCCGAGAGAAATTTCCCTATGGATGATTTGGTGTTGTTTGGTTCTGAGCGTTCTGCCGGACGAAAATACAACTTCAAGGGAAAGGACTATGAGGTCAAACTTTTGCAGCATAACGATGACTTTAAAGATGTCGATATTGCTTTCACATCTGCTGGTGGCGGCACTTCAGAGGAGTTTGCCGAGACTATCACCAAGTATGGTGCCGTGATGATTGATAACTCTAGCGCATTCCGTATGTGCGACGACGTGCCTCTGGTTGTGCCTGAGGTAAATGCTGAGGATGCCTTGAACCGCCCTCGCAACATCATCGCCAACCCTAACTGTACCACCATCATGATGGTAGTAGTGTTGAAGCCTATCGATGACTTAAGCCATATCAAGAAGATCCATATCTCTTCTTATCAGAGTGCTTCGGGTGCTGGTGCTGCTGCCATGGCTGAACTTGAGCAGCAGTATAAGGATATCATCGAGACTGGTAAGACTGAGCATATCAATAAGTTCCCTCATCAGTTGGCATATAATGTCATCCCACAGATTGACAAGATGACTCCTAACGATTACACCAAGGAGGAGATGAAGATGTTTAACGAGACCCGCAAGATTATGCACTCTGATGTTCGCACCAGTGCTACCTGCGTTCGCGTTTCTTCACTCCGTTCTCACTCAGAGAGTGTATGGTTCGAGACAGAGAAGCCATTGGCAGTAGAGGACATCCGCAAGGCTTTGGAGGCTGCTCCTGGCGTAACTGTAAAGGATGATGCCCAGAACTACGTTTATCCAATGCCATTGGAGAGCGCCGGTAAGGACGATGTATATGTAGGTCGTATCCGCAAGGATTTGGCTGATGACAATGGTAACACATTGTGGTTGACCGGCGACCAGATTCGTAAGGGTGCTGCCCTGAACGCAGTTCAGATTGCTGAGTATTTGATTAAGGTGGGCAACGTAAAGTAA
- a CDS encoding AAA family ATPase produces MLERFKLLLQEMNRGIYEKNTEISLSLLAALAGESVILLGPPGVAKSMVARQLKTAFRDAQSFEYLMSRFSTPDEIFGPVSIQKLKTSDTYERAVEGYLPTADVVFLDEIWKAGPAIQNTLLTVINEKIFRNGNREMHLPLKLLVAASNELPAKGEGLEALWDRFVIRIESRPIKLEKNFRAMLLESHADFSRSTRALGHADFSGSTGVLGHADFADNADSSDLKITGEEYAEWAEKICKIGVKEEVLDAISAIRKSLRAVNVDEAAERRNIYVSDRRWKNIVRLLRTSAFMQDREKVDICDLLPIYHCLWQEPEERDAIRSIVIRALFSPFAEKLVEMKNALAEDIKYHRVRRNPDDGRDYEGEIETLSDGLTSLERQLGENLFVFSDDKAEISAYLRDFYKELAFTRQDTMKLYEV; encoded by the coding sequence ATGCTGGAAAGATTCAAACTTTTGCTCCAGGAGATGAACCGGGGCATTTATGAAAAAAATACTGAAATTTCGCTCTCGCTTCTTGCCGCTCTGGCAGGCGAGAGCGTTATTCTTTTAGGCCCTCCGGGTGTGGCGAAGAGTATGGTGGCCAGACAGTTGAAGACGGCGTTCAGGGATGCTCAGAGCTTTGAGTATCTGATGTCGCGATTCTCTACGCCCGATGAAATCTTCGGTCCGGTGAGCATTCAGAAACTGAAGACTTCGGATACTTACGAGCGTGCGGTGGAGGGTTATCTGCCTACTGCCGATGTGGTTTTCCTGGATGAAATCTGGAAGGCGGGTCCTGCTATCCAGAACACGCTCCTCACGGTGATTAATGAGAAAATCTTCAGAAATGGCAATCGCGAAATGCATCTCCCGCTGAAACTTCTCGTGGCGGCTAGTAATGAGTTGCCGGCTAAGGGAGAGGGACTGGAGGCGCTTTGGGACCGATTCGTGATTAGAATAGAGAGCCGACCGATTAAGCTGGAGAAGAATTTCCGGGCAATGCTGCTGGAATCTCACGCAGATTTCTCTCGTTCTACAAGGGCTTTGGGTCACGCAGATTTCTCTGGTTCCACAGGGGTTTTAGGTCACGCAGATTTCGCAGATAACGCAGATTCTTCTGATTTGAAGATTACTGGAGAGGAGTATGCTGAATGGGCGGAGAAAATCTGTAAGATTGGCGTGAAGGAGGAGGTGCTTGATGCAATTTCCGCCATCCGTAAATCTCTGAGAGCCGTGAATGTGGATGAGGCTGCCGAGCGCAGAAATATCTATGTGAGCGACCGCCGATGGAAAAATATCGTTCGCCTGCTTCGCACTTCTGCCTTCATGCAGGATAGGGAAAAGGTGGATATCTGCGACCTGCTTCCTATCTACCATTGTCTGTGGCAGGAACCGGAAGAGCGGGATGCTATCCGAAGCATCGTAATCCGGGCACTCTTTTCTCCTTTCGCAGAAAAACTCGTGGAGATGAAGAATGCGCTTGCCGAGGATATCAAGTATCATCGGGTTCGCAGAAATCCTGATGATGGCAGAGATTACGAGGGGGAAATCGAAACCCTTTCGGATGGCTTGACTTCGCTGGAAAGGCAGTTGGGCGAGAATCTCTTTGTGTTTTCGGATGATAAGGCTGAAATTTCGGCCTATCTCCGTGATTTCTATAAGGAGTTGGCGTTTACCCGACAGGATACGATGAAACTTTATGAGGTTTAA
- a CDS encoding C-GCAxxG-C-C family protein produces the protein METRVHQAVENFMQGYGCCQSVVAAFADLYGLDDEMAKRIGAGFGGGVGRMRMMCGAVSGIVVLVGLDCGQTEGDDREGKSACYKVVQDLLAKSKEQNGSIICAEILGLKGHEKAQSSYVASARTAEYYKSRPCAAKVESAARIFAEYLMEKEKA, from the coding sequence TTGGAGACACGTGTTCACCAAGCGGTGGAGAATTTTATGCAGGGCTATGGCTGCTGCCAGTCGGTGGTGGCTGCCTTTGCCGATTTGTATGGTCTTGATGATGAGATGGCAAAGCGCATTGGTGCCGGCTTCGGTGGTGGAGTTGGCAGAATGAGAATGATGTGTGGAGCCGTTTCGGGCATTGTGGTGCTCGTGGGCTTGGATTGCGGACAGACCGAGGGGGATGACCGCGAGGGAAAGTCGGCCTGCTACAAGGTGGTGCAGGATTTGTTAGCCAAATCGAAGGAGCAGAATGGCAGTATCATCTGTGCCGAGATTCTGGGCTTGAAGGGCCATGAGAAGGCGCAATCCAGCTATGTGGCTTCGGCAAGAACGGCAGAATACTACAAGTCTCGTCCTTGCGCTGCCAAAGTGGAGAGTGCCGCAAGAATCTTCGCAGAATATCTGATGGAGAAAGAGAAGGCTTAG
- a CDS encoding vWA domain-containing protein has translation MKYQNNKDLAEAQYYLKMLDDFCKSGQVKIPDPTGAAMPWDLKEDPLKDYLIHLFTLKVTIPETGEEVQKFMRQVVNSKIKSKVFYDCVGKFIVECVHHMRFQRQRAWTESHRADDVLDWTPFKRMDEQVWLPLIDQLEQEHREDGFDKSFFLKLMAGDGASKPENWERLVRDWKVCIDHQVLSKLKDFISLRQNNFETGLVRMMDQITRNMKTKGVSEQRAVQAWELMTNGWTETEFERRLNQVKIQDKYPEIKEIVAKMGRVADANGKDRLTIASGVEMKMEHSAGSDIEGITVGDDLNSLLPLELAQYSDEDMEGLFIYKYRTRRLQTFRYKSEMSKPSRKLGFTHASRKGPMIVCLDTSASMYGTPERISSTLISLLEETAEDLERDCFLIDFSVSTRAIDLMAKRKAERLKRIGITVVEAHESSEIPGTRRQPTTTHLPFIGGGTSAKKMMNQMFDLLDNDGLHYVNADVLWITDFLIPNPPQQMLARFKEYKETGTRFYGIRIVRDDDKEPNEWKDYFNWIYTIKYRLLRRY, from the coding sequence ATGAAATACCAGAATAACAAGGACTTGGCGGAAGCACAGTATTACTTGAAGATGCTGGACGACTTCTGCAAGTCGGGGCAGGTGAAGATTCCTGATCCGACAGGCGCAGCCATGCCTTGGGATTTGAAGGAAGACCCGCTGAAGGATTATCTCATTCATCTCTTTACCCTGAAAGTGACGATTCCGGAAACTGGTGAAGAGGTGCAGAAATTCATGCGTCAGGTGGTGAATAGTAAGATCAAGAGCAAGGTATTCTATGATTGTGTGGGAAAGTTCATCGTGGAATGTGTTCATCACATGCGATTCCAGCGCCAGCGTGCCTGGACCGAAAGTCATCGGGCTGATGATGTGCTCGACTGGACTCCCTTTAAGAGAATGGATGAGCAGGTGTGGCTTCCGCTCATCGACCAGTTGGAGCAGGAACACCGGGAGGATGGATTCGATAAGTCTTTCTTCCTGAAACTGATGGCTGGCGATGGAGCTTCGAAACCCGAAAACTGGGAGCGTCTGGTAAGAGACTGGAAGGTGTGCATCGACCATCAGGTGCTCAGCAAGCTGAAGGATTTTATTTCTCTCCGTCAGAATAACTTCGAAACGGGATTGGTTCGCATGATGGACCAGATAACCCGCAACATGAAGACGAAGGGCGTTTCGGAGCAGCGAGCCGTACAGGCCTGGGAACTGATGACGAACGGATGGACGGAAACGGAGTTTGAACGCCGCTTGAACCAGGTGAAGATTCAGGATAAATATCCGGAAATCAAGGAGATTGTGGCGAAGATGGGTCGTGTGGCAGATGCCAACGGCAAAGATAGGCTCACCATCGCTTCGGGGGTGGAGATGAAGATGGAGCATTCCGCAGGAAGCGACATCGAGGGCATTACCGTGGGCGATGATCTCAACTCACTTCTTCCGCTGGAGTTGGCGCAATACAGCGATGAGGATATGGAGGGGCTTTTTATCTATAAGTATCGAACACGCAGGCTCCAGACTTTCCGTTATAAGAGCGAAATGTCGAAGCCATCCCGCAAACTCGGCTTTACCCATGCTTCCCGAAAGGGTCCGATGATAGTCTGTCTGGACACTTCGGCGAGTATGTATGGAACGCCTGAAAGAATTTCTTCTACGCTGATTTCCCTGTTGGAAGAAACGGCAGAGGATTTGGAGCGGGATTGTTTTCTGATAGATTTCTCCGTAAGCACCCGTGCCATCGATTTGATGGCGAAGCGGAAGGCGGAGCGGTTGAAGAGGATTGGAATCACGGTTGTGGAAGCTCATGAATCTTCTGAAATTCCCGGAACTCGGCGCCAGCCTACTACAACCCATCTGCCTTTTATAGGCGGTGGAACTTCGGCAAAGAAGATGATGAACCAGATGTTTGATTTGCTGGATAACGATGGTCTGCATTATGTGAATGCCGATGTGCTTTGGATTACGGATTTCCTGATTCCGAATCCGCCGCAGCAGATGTTGGCGAGGTTCAAGGAGTATAAGGAAACCGGCACCAGGTTTTATGGCATCCGGATTGTTCGGGATGATGACAAGGAGCCGAATGAATGGAAGGATTATTTCAACTGGATTTATACCATAAAGTATAGACTGTTGAGGAGGTATTAG
- a CDS encoding TerC family protein, protein MEHVFTESMFLVGFVIFIAAILVLDMLVIDRKAHVVSIKEAGSWTAVWIILALAFAVFIYFHGDMVHGIENFDDLKLIASRYASHLKLDPNDYEGSLQQYRHYMTISYISGYLIEKTLSVDNLFVMMMIFSSFGVDKKDYQHVLNWGILGAIVLRFVFIFAGAALISRFAWILLIFGGFLVYSGAKMFLNRNKKEEINALDHPVVKFMQRRLHLGPLVMTVVFIEFCDLIFAFDSIPAVFSVSLDPFVVFFSNIFAILGLRALFFLLAAIADKFRYLKVGVSVLLVFIGVKMLIHDFFEIDAVSSLVFIILVLLVSIGASVVIPQKKEALENVK, encoded by the coding sequence ATGGAACATGTTTTTACTGAATCGATGTTTTTGGTGGGCTTCGTGATATTCATCGCCGCCATACTCGTATTAGACATGCTGGTCATCGACCGAAAGGCGCATGTGGTTTCCATCAAGGAAGCTGGCTCCTGGACGGCAGTATGGATTATTCTCGCTCTCGCCTTCGCCGTATTCATCTACTTCCATGGCGACATGGTGCACGGCATAGAGAACTTCGACGACCTGAAGCTGATAGCCTCGCGCTATGCTTCTCATCTCAAACTGGATCCGAACGATTATGAAGGGAGTCTGCAGCAATATCGCCACTACATGACCATCTCTTACATCTCGGGTTACCTGATAGAGAAAACGCTCTCGGTGGATAATCTCTTCGTGATGATGATGATCTTCAGTTCGTTCGGAGTGGATAAGAAAGATTACCAGCACGTATTGAACTGGGGTATTCTGGGAGCCATCGTGCTTCGCTTCGTCTTCATCTTTGCAGGTGCCGCCCTCATCAGCCGATTCGCCTGGATATTGCTCATATTCGGAGGATTCCTGGTTTACAGCGGCGCCAAGATGTTCTTGAACAGGAACAAGAAGGAAGAGATCAACGCCCTCGACCATCCGGTGGTGAAGTTCATGCAGCGACGCCTGCACCTGGGACCTCTGGTAATGACGGTGGTGTTCATCGAGTTCTGCGATCTGATTTTCGCTTTCGACAGTATCCCTGCCGTATTCTCGGTTTCGCTCGACCCATTCGTGGTGTTCTTCTCCAACATCTTCGCCATCCTGGGCTTGCGTGCCCTCTTCTTCCTGCTGGCAGCGATAGCCGACAAGTTCCGCTACTTGAAGGTGGGTGTGAGCGTGCTGCTGGTGTTCATCGGTGTGAAGATGCTCATCCACGATTTCTTCGAGATTGATGCAGTAAGTTCGCTGGTATTCATCATCCTCGTACTGCTCGTCAGCATCGGAGCTTCGGTGGTGATTCCGCAGAAAAAGGAAGCTTTGGAAAATGTGAAATAA
- a CDS encoding ATP-binding protein, translating to MKEYKARIADKLLAEKLDAMGAVLIEGPKYCGKTTLASQQAKSILSMSDPDTMEQNIAMANTNIKLLLRGETPRLIDEWQIAPKFWDAVRNEVDKRDDDGQFILTGSAVPPSYDEIFHTGTGRFAWLKLRTMSLWESGDSTGEVSLAKLFAADRTDYFVEGINPIDLEHLAYLTCRGGWPKALDKKSKQAALQQAIEYFEAVTRFDVSRVDGVNRDSELARRIMRSYARNQGSQATAGTILADIANNESTEVSENTIYSYIKALKKIFVIEDSTAWNPNMRSKSAIRTSDTRYFTDPSIATAALGMGPDDLINDLSTFGLFFETLCVRDLRVYADALGGSVYHFRDRKGLECDAVVHLRNGKYGLIEVKLGGDKLIEEGAGNLVTLESKIDTDKMKAPSFKMVLTGVGKYAYQRPQDGVYVVPVGCLRD from the coding sequence ATGAAAGAATATAAAGCAAGAATTGCAGATAAATTATTGGCAGAAAAACTGGATGCGATGGGGGCTGTTTTGATAGAAGGTCCTAAGTATTGCGGTAAGACTACTCTAGCCAGCCAACAGGCTAAAAGTATTCTGTCTATGTCTGATCCGGATACCATGGAGCAGAACATAGCTATGGCCAATACCAATATCAAACTGTTGCTTCGGGGTGAAACACCACGATTGATAGATGAATGGCAAATAGCACCAAAGTTCTGGGATGCCGTGAGAAATGAAGTGGATAAGCGTGATGATGATGGGCAGTTCATACTAACCGGGTCTGCTGTGCCACCTAGTTATGATGAAATCTTTCATACGGGAACGGGGCGTTTTGCCTGGCTCAAACTCCGAACAATGAGTTTGTGGGAATCAGGAGATTCTACAGGAGAGGTGAGCCTTGCCAAATTGTTTGCAGCCGACAGGACGGATTACTTCGTAGAAGGAATCAACCCAATCGACTTGGAGCATCTGGCATATTTGACTTGTCGGGGTGGCTGGCCGAAAGCCTTGGATAAGAAAAGCAAACAAGCAGCTTTACAGCAGGCCATTGAGTATTTTGAGGCAGTAACCAGATTCGATGTATCCCGTGTAGATGGAGTCAACCGTGATAGTGAATTGGCACGGAGGATTATGCGTTCGTATGCGAGAAATCAGGGAAGTCAGGCTACGGCAGGTACCATTTTGGCAGATATTGCCAACAATGAAAGTACTGAGGTTAGTGAGAATACCATCTATTCCTACATCAAGGCTTTGAAGAAGATATTTGTGATAGAGGATTCTACAGCCTGGAACCCGAATATGAGAAGCAAGTCGGCGATACGTACTTCTGATACCAGATATTTTACCGACCCTTCGATAGCAACGGCAGCTTTGGGAATGGGACCGGATGATTTGATCAATGATTTGAGTACGTTTGGCTTATTCTTTGAAACCTTGTGTGTGCGTGATTTGAGAGTCTATGCCGATGCATTAGGCGGCTCCGTTTATCATTTTCGTGATAGAAAAGGTCTGGAGTGTGATGCTGTGGTTCATCTTCGTAATGGTAAGTATGGATTGATTGAGGTGAAGCTGGGTGGCGACAAACTCATAGAGGAGGGCGCAGGAAACCTGGTGACATTGGAAAGCAAAATCGATACCGATAAGATGAAGGCTCCATCTTTCAAAATGGTGCTGACTGGTGTCGGTAAATATGCCTACCAGCGTCCGCAGGACGGCGTATATGTTGTGCCGGTAGGGTGCTTGAGAGATTAG
- a CDS encoding LysR substrate-binding domain-containing protein, with protein MNLQQLKYIVALNRFRNFARAAEACQISQPTLSAMLVKLEEELDTRIFERSNKTVSPTASGKKIIRQAETALQEIDRISEIVMEEKGEIGGKLSLAVGPTIAPYILPKFIKYYRENYPSVDLNILELKADFMLDSLLRGETDAGIAISDNSRKGILEIPLYTEKFYVYLAESCWRKLPVFKPENLEYENMWIMKEAQCLRNSAFSFCKARSKGHHIYEAGSIETLIRIVDENGGFTIIPEMHLPFLSEEQRRNVRKIEGDYLSQRRISIYIREDYIRERMLNTLADTLKMFIPEEMMGEGIRKYGIKL; from the coding sequence ATGAATTTACAGCAACTGAAATACATTGTGGCACTCAACCGCTTTCGCAATTTTGCGAGAGCGGCAGAGGCTTGTCAGATTTCGCAGCCTACACTCAGTGCCATGCTTGTGAAACTGGAGGAAGAACTGGACACCCGTATCTTCGAACGAAGCAACAAGACTGTATCTCCCACAGCATCAGGCAAGAAGATTATCCGTCAGGCTGAAACGGCATTGCAGGAAATAGACCGCATCTCAGAAATCGTGATGGAAGAAAAGGGAGAGATAGGTGGAAAGTTGTCGCTCGCCGTGGGACCTACCATTGCACCTTATATCCTGCCCAAGTTCATCAAATACTATCGGGAAAACTATCCATCGGTAGATCTCAACATCCTTGAACTGAAGGCTGATTTCATGCTCGATTCCCTGCTTCGTGGCGAGACGGATGCCGGCATAGCCATCTCCGACAATAGCCGTAAAGGCATATTGGAGATTCCGCTCTACACAGAAAAGTTCTATGTGTATCTTGCCGAGAGCTGCTGGCGCAAGCTCCCAGTTTTCAAGCCTGAGAATCTGGAGTATGAGAATATGTGGATTATGAAGGAGGCACAATGTCTGCGCAACAGTGCCTTTTCATTCTGCAAGGCCCGCAGCAAGGGTCATCATATCTATGAAGCGGGCAGCATCGAGACCCTGATAAGGATAGTGGATGAGAATGGCGGCTTCACAATCATCCCAGAGATGCACCTGCCTTTTCTGAGTGAGGAGCAGCGCAGAAATGTGAGAAAGATAGAGGGAGATTACCTGTCGCAGAGGCGCATATCAATCTACATCAGAGAGGATTATATCCGTGAGCGTATGCTGAATACCCTTGCCGATACCCTCAAAATGTTTATTCCGGAAGAGATGATGGGAGAAGGTATCAGGAAATACGGCATCAAGTTGTAG
- a CDS encoding 4Fe-4S binding protein, whose translation MARQKSKKWSDYMWLVSATYFTLGFFNIVFAWLGVICFMIPLLMAVFGGGKGYCNNYCGRGQLFLQIGNTLGWSRKKVAPRWLSSKWFRHGFLLFFMFFFIQMIILTVMVAKGAENLHQTIHLLWTFDVPWHWAYPVEIEPWKAQFAFGLYGIMLTSLIVGVLLTIFYRPRTWCVFCPMGNMTQLICKLKAR comes from the coding sequence ATGGCAAGACAAAAAAGCAAGAAATGGAGTGATTATATGTGGCTGGTATCCGCTACCTATTTCACCCTTGGGTTCTTCAATATCGTGTTTGCGTGGCTGGGAGTCATCTGTTTTATGATTCCGCTGCTCATGGCTGTTTTCGGAGGCGGCAAGGGATATTGCAACAACTATTGTGGGCGAGGTCAGCTTTTCCTGCAAATAGGCAACACCCTGGGATGGTCGCGCAAGAAGGTGGCACCAAGATGGCTCTCATCAAAATGGTTTCGTCATGGATTCCTGCTGTTCTTCATGTTCTTCTTCATCCAGATGATTATCCTCACTGTGATGGTGGCAAAGGGTGCGGAGAATCTCCATCAGACCATTCACCTGCTCTGGACCTTTGATGTTCCCTGGCACTGGGCATATCCAGTAGAGATTGAACCCTGGAAGGCACAGTTTGCCTTCGGTCTCTATGGCATCATGCTCACCTCGCTGATAGTGGGTGTGCTACTCACCATCTTCTATCGTCCTAGAACCTGGTGTGTTTTCTGTCCGATGGGCAACATGACTCAACTCATCTGCAAGCTCAAGGCAAGATAA
- a CDS encoding 4Fe-4S binding protein yields the protein MAKYKAQSEQDRCVACGVCVKVCPREAVSIFRGCYAVVNEDLCIGCSICEKNCPAGVMHKILR from the coding sequence ATGGCAAAATACAAGGCGCAAAGCGAGCAAGACCGCTGCGTGGCATGTGGTGTTTGCGTAAAGGTATGTCCCAGAGAAGCCGTAAGCATCTTCCGGGGATGTTATGCTGTAGTAAATGAGGATTTGTGCATAGGCTGCAGCATCTGTGAAAAGAACTGTCCGGCAGGAGTCATGCACAAGATATTGAGATAA